Proteins found in one Quercus robur chromosome 2, dhQueRobu3.1, whole genome shotgun sequence genomic segment:
- the LOC126703851 gene encoding uncharacterized protein LOC126703851, with the protein MLQQENLKQIEANILFDKCLQAYRGHVENPLVIPHVLFDAANVGNIECLIKLIRFDFDLLWKRKENKSIFHVAVEKRHESIFNLLNEIGSIGNLIIDQKDGSNMLHLAAESAPEDKLNAISGAALQMQREILWFKEVEKVVPPAFKEMKNGGQETPYVLFKRTHKELRTKGEKWMTDTANCSMVISTLIGSIMFSGLIADGLDDGSNLYLAFSISSAIALFSSSTSLVFFLSILTSHYSYEDFLARLPTRLLYGVATLCISIAAMMVAFLTSFRLKNLNRKELPVIFDVIGFFACVPILLYVLLMWDLFVYIAKSTFFQYKPRQHLLYKEVSHGPANPPIQELGNLARV; encoded by the exons ATGTTACAACAGGAAAATTTGAAGCAAATTGAAGCCAATATACTGTTTGATAAATGTCTTCAGGCTTACAGAGGTCATGTTGAGAATCCATTGGTGATTCCACATGTTCTGTTTGATGCAGCAAATGTAGGCAACATTGAGTGCTTGATTAAGCTTATTCGTTTTGACTTTGATCtattatggaaaagaaaagagaataaaagcaTATTTCATGTTGCTGTTGAGAAGCGCCATGAAAGCATATTCAATTTACTTAATGAGATAGGCTCCATTGGAAATCTAATAATAGATCAAAAAGATGGAAGCAACATGTTGCATTTAGCAGCAGAATCGGCACCTGAAGACAAGCTGAATGCTATATCAGGAGCAGCTCTTCAAATGCAACGAGAAATATTATGGTTCAAG GAGGTGGAAAAGGTTGTACCACCTGCGttcaaagaaatgaaaaatggaGGTCAGGAAACACCGTATGTTTTATTTAAGAGGACACACAAGGAGTTAAGGACGAAGGGAGAGAAGTGGATGACAGACACAGCTAATTGTTCTATGGTGATTTCTACACTAATTGGCTCTATAATGTTTAGTGGCCTAATAGCTGATGGATTAGATGATGGTTCTAATCTTTATCTTGCCTTTTCAATTTCAAGTGCAATAGCATTATTCTCCTCTTCAACATCCCTAGTGTTTTTCTTATCCATCCTTACCTCCCATTATTCCTACGAAGACTTTCTTGCACGGTTACCTACTAGGTTGTTGTATGGAGTCGCCACACTTTGCATCTCAATTGCGGCCATGATGGTTGCATTTCTTACATCCTTTCGGTTGAAGAATCTTAACCGGAAGGAATTACCAGTGATCTTTGATGTCATTGGTTTTTTTGCTTGTGTGCCAATCTTATTATACGTGTTGCTGATGTGGGACCTATTTGTTTATATAGCCAAATCTACCTTCTTTCAGTATAAGCCACGCCAACATCTACTTTACAAGGAGGTATCCCACGGACCAGCAAATCCTCCCATCCAAGAACTAGGGAATCTGGCAAGGGTCTGA